One genomic window of Candidatus Dormiibacterota bacterium includes the following:
- a CDS encoding TonB-dependent receptor, with the protein EKRVFGKLSWDMSTNHKLQFTATWDPQEYGNLGVDSFTAVEAGYTEMRGGLNLTLKETAVFNPNVFLETTVQHFATQPQTIPTLNADTNHNGVLFIDRNHNGFIDATERDPGEDYDRDGAFDIFEDINHDRHLGPGEDRDLDGRLTAAGAGCEGVHREDVDCDGHVDLIWEDDNNNHQLDPGEDRDADGRLDYIDEDLNHNGILDPEEDRNGNGHLDTFDPHFASIHPYIEDRNGNQNLDDRSFPSRLDPDPFYPYDELTPIPRDRDYTIDQQTLRTSGPNAGAYPGVRGYSDYTANEGRITLREDLTVFVPDWHGQHDMKFGGVVERETYNQDTNLRPVLLPHANPPTANTIQPRIGVILPAENQVFNNATSTSFGIYAVDTFKPLPNLTLGMGLRFDREATDSFGYLPFDPIAQRNLYDRLNALGGGERALDDKLLGNDDGLQSWGYCADPLFYDRGSEGNACDHPRRPLGIDPNYDSIAQLDQDLLNLNRVAPSRLTQHHTATTLAAASLKNLFPEAVRIDPVTGDEVIDREVLRERGAATFQEQEAFRLTNNNLAPRVSVSWDPWADSKTRVFANWGRYYDRLFLDTVIPEEGPDTIQRYYITDENGVTGAGVPDNGIGNPISKAPPSATQVDRGLQTPFSDELTVGFERELAPEISIKLTYINRKYRDQLQDRDINHSLRFDDTTGQPLDEIGGLLQSSGGGGGTSAARVKDNKPDLYIHNFFFNQIYFLSNINSARYHGIELQLTKRLSRKWQMDASYTYSRNLGFADAFYSRLGDDPATVPYTFGYQTDDQRHVVKFSAVTFLPHDWQVGGTAQWTSGLPYSVISFFSDLDNFDFQQTRFLYGHAPDTPSATNPGRAFEPSRRNDQRNDPVLLINLHADKAFVLGKMNWKLFFDIQNLLNRDYLRIFTYEPASPDRGGALQVISERDFGRRFQIGFQVEF; encoded by the coding sequence GTCTTCCTCGAGACCACGGTCCAGCACTTCGCGACCCAGCCCCAGACGATCCCGACGCTGAACGCCGACACCAACCACAACGGGGTTCTGTTCATCGACCGGAACCACAACGGCTTCATCGACGCGACCGAGCGCGACCCGGGCGAGGACTACGATCGGGACGGAGCCTTCGACATCTTCGAGGACATCAATCACGACCGCCATCTCGGCCCCGGTGAAGACAGGGATCTCGACGGACGGTTGACCGCGGCCGGCGCCGGGTGCGAGGGCGTCCACCGGGAGGACGTCGATTGCGACGGCCATGTGGACCTGATCTGGGAGGACGACAACAACAACCACCAGCTCGATCCGGGTGAGGATCGGGACGCGGACGGCAGGCTCGATTACATCGACGAGGACCTGAACCACAACGGCATACTCGATCCCGAAGAGGACAGGAACGGCAACGGGCACCTGGATACTTTCGATCCTCATTTCGCGAGCATCCATCCCTACATCGAGGACCGGAACGGGAACCAGAACCTGGACGACCGCTCCTTCCCCAGCAGACTGGATCCCGATCCGTTCTACCCGTACGACGAGCTCACCCCGATCCCGAGGGACCGCGACTACACGATCGATCAGCAGACCCTGCGGACCAGCGGTCCGAACGCCGGAGCGTACCCCGGGGTCCGCGGGTACAGCGACTACACGGCGAACGAGGGGAGGATCACGCTGAGGGAAGACCTGACGGTCTTCGTTCCCGACTGGCATGGCCAGCACGACATGAAATTCGGCGGTGTCGTGGAGCGGGAGACCTACAACCAGGACACCAACCTGCGACCGGTGCTCCTGCCCCACGCGAACCCCCCCACCGCGAACACCATCCAGCCGAGAATCGGCGTCATCCTGCCGGCCGAGAACCAGGTGTTCAACAACGCCACCAGCACCTCGTTCGGCATATACGCGGTGGACACCTTCAAACCCCTCCCGAACCTGACGCTGGGGATGGGGCTGCGCTTCGATCGGGAGGCCACCGACTCATTCGGCTATTTGCCGTTCGATCCGATCGCCCAGAGGAATCTCTACGACCGGCTCAACGCCCTGGGGGGAGGCGAGCGGGCGCTGGACGACAAGCTGCTCGGGAACGACGACGGGCTCCAGAGCTGGGGCTACTGCGCCGACCCGCTCTTCTATGACAGGGGGTCCGAGGGGAACGCGTGCGATCACCCGCGGAGACCGCTGGGAATCGATCCGAACTATGACAGCATCGCCCAGCTCGACCAGGACCTGCTCAACCTGAACCGGGTCGCGCCGTCCCGCCTGACGCAGCACCACACGGCCACGACGCTGGCGGCCGCCAGCCTGAAGAACCTCTTCCCGGAGGCGGTCAGGATCGATCCGGTGACGGGTGACGAGGTCATCGACCGCGAGGTTCTGCGCGAGCGCGGCGCGGCCACCTTCCAGGAGCAGGAAGCCTTCCGGCTGACGAATAACAATCTGGCGCCGCGCGTGTCGGTGTCGTGGGATCCGTGGGCCGACTCCAAGACGAGGGTGTTCGCCAACTGGGGCCGCTACTACGATCGTCTGTTCCTGGATACGGTCATCCCCGAGGAGGGGCCCGACACGATCCAGCGCTACTACATCACGGACGAGAACGGCGTGACGGGGGCCGGTGTGCCCGACAACGGCATCGGCAACCCGATCTCCAAGGCGCCGCCGAGCGCCACCCAGGTCGACCGCGGACTGCAGACGCCCTTCTCCGACGAGCTGACGGTCGGCTTCGAGCGCGAGCTGGCGCCCGAGATCTCCATCAAGCTCACGTACATTAACAGGAAGTACCGGGACCAGCTGCAGGACCGGGACATCAACCACAGTCTGCGCTTCGACGACACGACCGGCCAGCCGCTGGACGAGATCGGCGGCCTGTTGCAGTCGAGCGGGGGCGGCGGAGGCACCTCGGCGGCCCGGGTCAAGGACAACAAGCCGGACCTCTACATCCACAACTTCTTCTTCAACCAGATCTACTTCCTGAGCAACATCAATTCGGCCCGCTACCACGGCATCGAGCTGCAGCTGACCAAGCGCCTGAGCCGCAAGTGGCAGATGGACGCCTCGTACACCTACTCGCGCAACCTCGGGTTCGCGGACGCCTTCTATTCGCGGCTGGGGGACGATCCCGCCACGGTCCCCTACACTTTTGGGTACCAGACGGACGACCAGCGGCACGTGGTGAAGTTTAGCGCCGTCACTTTCCTGCCGCATGACTGGCAGGTGGGCGGCACGGCGCAATGGACTTCAGGTCTTCCGTACAGCGTGATCAGCTTCTTCTCGGACCTGGACAATTTCGACTTCCAGCAGACCCGTTTCCTATACGGCCATGCGCCCGATACGCCGAGCGCGACGAACCCCGGCCGCGCTTTCGAACCGTCGCGGCGCAACGATCAGCGCAATGATCCCGTTCTACTCATCAACCTGCACGCCGACAAGGCGTTCGTCCTCGGGAAGATGAACTGGAAGCTGTTCTTCGATATTCAGAACCTCCTCAATCGCGACTACCTGAGGATCTTCACCTACGAGCCGGCGTCCCCCGACCGCGGCGGCGCGCTGCAGGTGATCTCCGAGCGCGACTTCGGTCGCCGGTTCCAGATCGGCTTCCAGGTCGAGTTCTGA
- a CDS encoding nitrite/sulfite reductase, translated as MPIDEAVKTAAPARRFASAKDIEEFVSVLEAFERGVIGPDEFRTFRLTRGIYGQRQDDVQMIRVKIPQGVLNGDQLRALASVAREHSRGFGHVTTRQNVQFHFVKMAAVPQAMDAMEKAGLTTREACGNTVRNITACPMAGVCTDEPFDVTPYGEALTRFFLRNPICQALPRKFKIALSGCPTDCAMGAMHDIGVIARTREVEGRREIGFKVVIGGGLSVSPQNAWVLHEFLPPERLLPVCEAIVRVFDRTGNRKNKGQARMKYAIRKLGFETFKAEIEKELQALPAARDPEAGRYVEDARPARPGTPLDLHARIAGSGVPAFRAWAATNTRPQRQRGYSMAFITLPRGDITAAQFEAIASIAETHGNGSVRTAQDQNILLRWVKSEELAAVHRALEAIGLGRGEAGRLLDPTSCPGAESCKIAVTGSRELALAVQSTLTAAAGNGGKDLVEAASDLRVKISGCPNSCGQHHVAGIGFHGAARNVNGHAVPAYQMFLGGGVDGDGAHFGRRSAKIPARRVPEALTRLLTLFRDERQPAETALSFFKRVDLDRVNTVLADLTTYSEADLQADDFKDIGSDAPFEMEVGEGECAT; from the coding sequence ATGCCGATCGATGAGGCCGTCAAGACAGCGGCGCCGGCCCGCCGGTTCGCCTCGGCGAAGGACATCGAGGAGTTCGTCTCGGTCCTCGAGGCCTTCGAGCGGGGCGTGATCGGGCCGGACGAGTTCCGCACCTTCCGCCTGACGCGCGGCATCTACGGCCAGCGCCAGGACGACGTGCAGATGATCCGCGTCAAGATCCCGCAGGGGGTCCTGAACGGCGACCAGCTGCGCGCCCTCGCGTCCGTGGCGCGGGAGCACTCGCGCGGCTTCGGGCACGTCACGACGCGCCAGAACGTGCAGTTCCACTTCGTCAAGATGGCGGCCGTCCCGCAGGCGATGGACGCCATGGAGAAGGCCGGACTGACGACGCGCGAGGCGTGCGGCAACACGGTGCGCAACATCACCGCCTGCCCGATGGCGGGGGTGTGCACCGACGAGCCGTTCGACGTCACCCCGTACGGCGAGGCGCTGACCCGCTTCTTCCTGCGCAACCCGATCTGCCAGGCCCTGCCGCGCAAGTTCAAGATCGCTCTCTCCGGCTGCCCGACCGACTGCGCCATGGGCGCCATGCACGACATCGGCGTCATCGCGCGCACCCGCGAGGTGGAGGGACGACGCGAGATCGGATTCAAGGTCGTCATCGGCGGCGGGCTGTCGGTGTCGCCGCAGAACGCCTGGGTGCTGCACGAGTTCCTGCCGCCCGAGAGGCTCCTGCCGGTGTGCGAGGCGATCGTGCGCGTCTTCGACCGCACCGGCAACCGCAAGAACAAGGGGCAGGCGCGGATGAAGTACGCCATCCGCAAGCTCGGGTTCGAGACCTTCAAGGCGGAGATCGAAAAGGAGCTCCAGGCCCTGCCGGCGGCGCGCGACCCGGAGGCCGGCCGGTACGTGGAGGACGCCCGCCCGGCGCGCCCCGGCACCCCTCTGGACCTGCACGCCCGCATCGCCGGGTCGGGGGTCCCCGCCTTCCGCGCCTGGGCCGCGACCAACACGCGGCCGCAGCGGCAGCGCGGCTACTCGATGGCCTTCATCACCCTGCCGCGCGGCGACATCACGGCCGCGCAGTTCGAGGCGATCGCATCTATCGCCGAGACCCACGGGAACGGCAGCGTGCGCACGGCGCAGGACCAGAACATCCTTCTGCGCTGGGTGAAGAGCGAGGAGCTGGCGGCCGTGCACCGGGCGCTCGAGGCGATCGGGCTGGGTCGCGGCGAGGCAGGCCGCCTGCTCGACCCGACCTCCTGCCCGGGGGCCGAGTCGTGCAAGATCGCCGTGACCGGCTCGCGCGAGCTGGCGCTGGCCGTGCAGAGCACGCTGACCGCGGCGGCCGGCAACGGAGGGAAGGACCTGGTCGAGGCCGCCTCTGATCTGCGCGTCAAGATCAGCGGCTGCCCGAACTCCTGCGGACAGCACCACGTCGCCGGCATCGGCTTCCACGGCGCCGCCCGCAATGTGAACGGTCACGCCGTGCCGGCCTACCAGATGTTTCTGGGAGGCGGCGTGGACGGCGACGGGGCCCACTTCGGCCGGCGCTCCGCGAAGATCCCCGCCCGGCGCGTTCCCGAGGCGCTGACCCGTCTTCTCACGCTGTTCCGCGACGAGCGGCAGCCGGCCGAGACCGCGCTCTCCTTCTTCAAGCGCGTCGATCTCGATCGCGTCAACACTGTCCTCGCCGACCTCACGACGTACTCCGAGGCGGACCTCCAGGCCGACGACTTCAAGGACATCGGCTCGGACGCCCCCTTCGAGATGGAGGTCGGCGAAGGAGAGTGCGCAACCTAG
- a CDS encoding phosphoadenylyl-sulfate reductase, with product MTEIDPTEIQRVSNAFESKTPQDVLRWGIEKFRGGLTLACSFGAEDVALLDMVARIDSTVPVFFLDTDYLFPETFEVRDRIIAKYGVRPVAVKPLLTIEEQSALHGRDLFGRQPDLCCKIRKVEPLKRHLGAFQAWITGIRRDQAPTRANAGLVEWDKLFNLVKLNPLARFTSADVWAYIRANDVPYNVLHDRNYPSIGCYPCTREVKPGEDARAGRWANFAKKECGLHTEAGPGSPVPQSPTPAE from the coding sequence ATGACCGAGATTGACCCGACAGAGATTCAGCGAGTCTCGAACGCGTTCGAGTCGAAGACCCCCCAGGACGTGCTGCGCTGGGGGATCGAGAAGTTCCGGGGCGGCCTCACGCTCGCCTGCTCCTTCGGCGCCGAGGACGTGGCGCTTCTGGACATGGTCGCCCGCATCGACTCGACCGTTCCGGTCTTCTTCCTCGACACGGACTACCTCTTCCCCGAGACCTTCGAGGTGCGCGACCGGATCATCGCGAAGTACGGGGTCCGGCCGGTCGCGGTGAAACCGCTCCTGACCATCGAGGAACAGTCGGCGCTGCACGGGCGGGACCTGTTCGGGCGGCAGCCGGACCTGTGCTGCAAGATCCGCAAGGTCGAGCCGTTGAAGCGGCATCTCGGCGCCTTCCAGGCCTGGATCACCGGCATCCGGCGCGACCAGGCACCGACGCGCGCCAACGCCGGCCTGGTCGAGTGGGACAAGCTGTTCAACCTGGTGAAGCTGAACCCGCTGGCGCGCTTCACGTCGGCCGACGTCTGGGCCTACATCCGCGCCAACGACGTTCCCTACAACGTACTGCACGATCGCAATTACCCGTCCATCGGCTGCTATCCCTGCACGCGTGAGGTCAAGCCGGGCGAAGACGCGCGCGCGGGCCGGTGGGCAAATTTCGCGAAGAAGGAGTGCGGGCTGCACACGGAGGCGGGACCCGGCTCGCCGGTTCCGCAGTCTCCGACGCCGGCGGAGTGA
- a CDS encoding carbon-nitrogen hydrolase family protein — translation MAERKVRVAIAQAAPVFLDLDRSVEKAVRLIEEAARKGARLVAFGESWLPGYPAWLDLCPGAAFWDHPPAKRAYARLVENSAVIPGPVTDRLGAAAREQGVVVVIGVHERVVSGPGHGTLYNTNLVVGSDGTLLSRHRKLVPTHAERLVWGQGDGSGLEAVATSAGRVGTLICWEHWMPLARQAMHESAEEIHVANWPTVRDMYQVASRHYAFEGRCFVLAAGLITEARDLPADLELPPEMKGKPDTLVCAGGSCIIGPDGALVAGPVFDREEILVADLDLGTIPGESMALDVTGHYNRPDVFQFTKRVVI, via the coding sequence ATGGCGGAACGAAAAGTGAGGGTGGCCATCGCCCAGGCGGCCCCTGTCTTTCTTGATCTGGACCGGTCGGTGGAGAAGGCGGTCCGCCTGATCGAGGAGGCCGCCCGGAAGGGGGCCCGGCTCGTTGCGTTCGGAGAGTCCTGGCTTCCCGGCTACCCCGCCTGGCTCGACCTCTGCCCCGGCGCGGCCTTCTGGGATCACCCCCCGGCCAAGCGGGCGTACGCCCGGCTGGTCGAGAACAGCGCGGTCATCCCCGGTCCGGTCACGGACCGGCTGGGGGCCGCGGCGCGCGAGCAGGGAGTGGTCGTGGTCATCGGCGTGCACGAGCGCGTCGTCTCCGGGCCCGGACACGGCACCCTCTACAACACCAACCTCGTCGTCGGGTCGGACGGGACCCTTCTGAGCCGCCATCGCAAGCTCGTCCCGACGCACGCCGAGCGGCTGGTGTGGGGGCAGGGGGACGGCTCCGGGCTCGAGGCGGTAGCGACCTCCGCGGGCCGCGTCGGCACGCTCATCTGCTGGGAGCACTGGATGCCGCTCGCCCGGCAGGCGATGCACGAGTCGGCCGAGGAGATCCACGTCGCCAACTGGCCGACGGTTCGCGACATGTACCAGGTCGCGAGCCGTCACTACGCCTTCGAGGGGCGCTGCTTCGTTCTGGCGGCGGGGTTGATCACGGAGGCCCGCGACCTGCCCGCGGACCTCGAGCTGCCGCCGGAGATGAAAGGGAAGCCCGACACTCTCGTGTGCGCCGGAGGGTCGTGCATCATCGGACCGGACGGCGCGCTTGTGGCGGGACCGGTGTTCGACCGCGAAGAGATCCTCGTCGCCGACCTCGACCTCGGAACGATCCCCGGGGAGAGCATGGCCCTCGACGTCACCGGGCACTACAACCGCCCGGACGTTTTCCAGTTCACCAAGCGCGTCGTGATCTAG
- a CDS encoding enoyl-CoA hydratase/isomerase family protein has product MQDRVVLERSHDGAVLRVILDAPPGNILDIATLSDLNQKLASAGSAPALKAIVFEGAGAHFSYGVSIEEHRPETVEEMLRTFHGLFRTLQRLDRVLIAVVRGRCLGGGLELASFCHRVFAHPRARLGQPEIDLGVFPPAASVILPLRCGQAAADEICLTGRTYSAREGLKLGLVDEVAADPGRAAGRWIVKHILPKSAAALARAVKAVRLRYGAAIDSDLAVTERIYLEDLMRTHDAREGIEAFLAKRAPKWKDR; this is encoded by the coding sequence ATGCAGGATCGAGTCGTCCTGGAACGGTCGCACGACGGAGCGGTCCTGCGCGTCATCCTCGACGCGCCGCCCGGGAACATCCTCGACATCGCGACCCTCTCCGATCTGAACCAGAAACTCGCGTCCGCGGGGAGCGCGCCCGCTCTCAAGGCGATCGTCTTCGAAGGGGCGGGCGCCCACTTCTCCTACGGTGTGAGCATCGAGGAGCACCGCCCCGAGACCGTCGAGGAGATGCTGCGGACCTTCCACGGTCTGTTCAGGACACTCCAGCGGCTCGACCGGGTCCTCATCGCTGTCGTTCGCGGGCGGTGCCTCGGCGGTGGTCTTGAGCTGGCCTCCTTCTGCCACCGCGTCTTCGCGCACCCCAGGGCGCGGCTGGGGCAGCCGGAGATCGACCTAGGAGTCTTCCCTCCCGCGGCGTCGGTCATCCTTCCCCTGCGCTGCGGCCAGGCGGCGGCCGACGAGATCTGCCTGACCGGCCGGACGTATTCCGCCCGGGAGGGGCTGAAGCTGGGGCTCGTCGACGAGGTCGCCGCGGATCCCGGCCGAGCGGCCGGCCGCTGGATCGTGAAGCACATCCTGCCGAAGAGCGCCGCCGCGCTCGCCCGGGCGGTCAAGGCTGTGCGTCTGCGCTACGGTGCGGCCATCGACAGCGACCTGGCGGTCACGGAGAGGATCTATCTCGAGGACCTGATGCGCACCCACGACGCGCGGGAGGGGATCGAGGCGTTCCTCGCGAAGCGGGCGCCGAAGTGGAAGGACCGCTGA
- a CDS encoding DUF5678 domain-containing protein produces the protein MPTAVETPVDFVQLSREYSGRWVAIDPATGEVLASGASAIEVYAKATQAGVEEPFITHVVDNYGDYVTCLS, from the coding sequence ATGCCCACAGCGGTTGAGACCCCGGTCGATTTCGTACAACTGTCGCGGGAGTACTCCGGCCGCTGGGTGGCTATTGATCCGGCAACCGGCGAAGTCCTCGCATCCGGGGCCTCGGCCATTGAAGTGTATGCGAAGGCCACGCAGGCCGGCGTTGAGGAGCCGTTCATCACGCACGTGGTTGACAATTACGGCGACTACGTCACGTGCCTCTCATAG
- a CDS encoding retropepsin-like aspartic protease: MKALVDTGAAYCFFPTQLAEVLGLDWKTAPQVPYVGVGGTQFTGYVLEVSLNLIAARYTWPTKVVFSPSMNALPLPLLGHAGFLEHFEVRFKSSQREFRVFLK, translated from the coding sequence GTGAAGGCCCTCGTAGACACAGGAGCCGCTTATTGTTTTTTCCCGACGCAGCTCGCCGAGGTCCTTGGCTTGGATTGGAAAACCGCGCCGCAGGTCCCGTACGTCGGCGTTGGAGGCACGCAGTTCACAGGATACGTTCTGGAGGTCAGCCTCAATCTGATCGCCGCAAGATACACGTGGCCCACCAAGGTTGTCTTCTCACCGAGTATGAACGCGCTCCCTCTTCCGTTGCTTGGTCACGCCGGCTTCCTGGAGCATTTCGAAGTTCGATTCAAGAGCTCTCAGCGAGAGTTCCGGGTCTTCCTGAAGTAG
- a CDS encoding Mut7-C RNAse domain-containing protein has protein sequence MKFAADCMLGTLAKWLILLGHDVAYSPRIEDHALVRLARREGRTILTRDRRLVLRRDARDHILIESQVLREQIRQVLVERRLRIRKDTLFRRCIKCNRRTRAVAKSSVRDEVPSYVYRTQRRFTRCPGCGQVFWRATHVSRMLLDLKERLGRPV, from the coding sequence ATGAAGTTCGCCGCCGACTGCATGCTCGGGACCCTAGCCAAGTGGCTCATCCTCCTCGGTCACGACGTCGCCTACAGCCCGCGGATCGAAGACCACGCGCTCGTGCGGCTGGCCCGGCGCGAGGGACGCACCATCCTGACACGCGACCGCCGTCTCGTGCTGCGCCGGGATGCCAGGGACCACATCCTGATCGAGAGCCAGGTGCTGCGCGAGCAGATCCGCCAAGTGCTGGTCGAGCGCCGGCTCCGCATCAGAAAAGATACCCTTTTCCGGCGCTGTATCAAGTGCAACCGTCGCACCCGCGCCGTCGCGAAGTCGTCCGTCAGGGACGAAGTGCCGTCCTACGTCTACAGGACGCAGCGCCGCTTCACGCGCTGTCCCGGCTGCGGCCAGGTGTTCTGGAGGGCGACGCACGTGAGCCGGATGCTCCTCGACCTCAAGGAGCGGCTCGGCCGCCCGGTTTGA
- a CDS encoding carboxypeptidase-like regulatory domain-containing protein has protein sequence MSLAPALFLAAVLLSSGVGVCADDPRPSPSPTPQDTPAPEGRTIRSVFGTIMGTVFDTKKQPLAGWMVQLSSRGDDSQLRVTGTDDKGQYVFKDLPAGTYDIEIQVENEDARKKGKIEVKPPFRNIVDFQVGPQSKEKPNPLAGLAADVRKRAEGAGATAPDGALATDGAAKQVPVRGTFLDAQKRPVPEVSVTLVPLEGKGTYQTFSGVNGSFAIPAVPPGRYRVLVFSPGYVPIDLKSIEVSPATGLSLVLSLVDYPLNTKERPQERLPREEPLPAPSPAPTSQPS, from the coding sequence ATGAGCCTGGCCCCCGCCCTGTTCCTGGCGGCGGTTCTTCTGTCGTCCGGTGTCGGAGTGTGCGCCGACGATCCCCGTCCATCCCCGTCGCCCACGCCCCAGGATACCCCCGCGCCGGAAGGCAGGACCATAAGGAGCGTCTTCGGCACCATCATGGGGACGGTCTTCGACACGAAGAAGCAGCCGCTGGCGGGGTGGATGGTCCAGCTGTCGTCGCGCGGCGACGACAGCCAGCTGCGCGTCACCGGGACGGACGACAAAGGACAGTACGTCTTCAAGGATCTTCCCGCCGGCACCTACGACATCGAGATCCAGGTCGAAAACGAGGACGCCCGCAAGAAAGGGAAGATCGAGGTCAAGCCGCCCTTCCGCAACATCGTCGACTTCCAGGTCGGCCCGCAGTCGAAGGAGAAGCCGAATCCCCTGGCCGGTCTCGCGGCGGACGTCCGGAAGAGGGCCGAAGGGGCCGGGGCGACCGCGCCGGACGGTGCCCTGGCCACGGACGGCGCCGCGAAGCAGGTCCCGGTGCGCGGAACATTCCTGGACGCGCAGAAGCGCCCGGTGCCCGAGGTCTCGGTGACCCTCGTGCCGCTGGAGGGGAAGGGGACCTATCAGACTTTTTCCGGAGTCAACGGGTCGTTCGCGATCCCCGCCGTCCCGCCGGGTCGCTATCGCGTGCTGGTGTTCTCGCCCGGTTACGTGCCGATCGATCTCAAGTCGATCGAAGTGTCCCCTGCGACCGGGCTGAGCCTGGTCCTGTCTCTCGTCGATTACCCGTTGAACACGAAGGAGCGGCCTCAGGAGAGGCTGCCGCGCGAAGAGCCGCTGCCCGCTCCTTCCCCCGCACCTACTTCGCAGCCTTCCTGA
- a CDS encoding VWA domain-containing protein has protein sequence MTRTQNGGPRPSHARALVLALLLAGGIGGAGGQEPAPSPAPPPQAPEPEVAVPGGDASAIPKPPQVRTRKGFAIRITNPAHNDFRFGRSEINAEVSAADPALVDKVEFYVDDRLVFIDTEAPYQCFFDFGTEPRSWVIRATAWHKEGVTVSDTVILKRVVLNYAVQVNRVVMYATAYSNKGERHYALDLQKEDLVLEEDGVKQKIVDFYVENRPVTLAVILDSSGSMQPAMDKVHNAASRFVDSLALEDKALVIDFDEKVYLLQDLTNDKDQLRRAITSTNALGGTALYDALYASFRRLRGIEGRKAIILLTDGDDTSSKFSFKRVLDEAKISDIIIFPIGLGTTVLDIDLRRILKTLAEETGGRASFPSKVEDLEAVYKDISEELKSQYYITYEPSNTVWDGRWRKIKMYGAPGKDLDVRTRSGYYAVRKAAK, from the coding sequence ATGACGCGCACCCAAAACGGCGGCCCGCGCCCGTCGCACGCGCGCGCCCTGGTCCTCGCCCTGCTCCTGGCGGGAGGGATCGGCGGTGCCGGAGGCCAGGAGCCCGCTCCTTCCCCCGCCCCCCCGCCCCAGGCGCCGGAGCCGGAAGTCGCCGTCCCGGGCGGCGACGCGAGCGCCATCCCGAAGCCGCCGCAGGTCAGGACACGCAAGGGGTTCGCCATCCGGATCACGAACCCGGCGCACAACGATTTCCGCTTCGGCCGCTCGGAGATCAACGCCGAGGTGAGCGCCGCCGACCCCGCGCTCGTGGACAAGGTGGAGTTCTACGTCGACGACCGCCTCGTGTTCATCGACACCGAGGCCCCCTACCAGTGCTTCTTCGACTTCGGCACCGAGCCGCGCTCGTGGGTCATCCGCGCCACCGCGTGGCACAAGGAGGGCGTGACCGTGTCGGACACGGTCATCCTGAAGCGGGTCGTCCTCAACTACGCCGTGCAGGTCAACCGGGTCGTCATGTACGCCACCGCCTACAGCAACAAGGGGGAGCGGCACTACGCGCTCGATCTCCAGAAGGAGGACCTCGTTCTCGAAGAGGACGGCGTGAAGCAGAAGATCGTCGACTTCTACGTCGAGAACCGGCCCGTCACGCTGGCGGTCATCCTCGACAGCAGCGGCAGCATGCAGCCGGCGATGGACAAGGTGCACAACGCCGCCAGCCGGTTCGTGGACTCGCTGGCGCTCGAGGACAAGGCGCTGGTGATCGATTTCGACGAGAAGGTCTATCTTCTGCAGGACCTGACGAACGACAAGGATCAGCTGCGCCGCGCGATCACCAGCACCAACGCCCTCGGCGGCACCGCCCTGTACGACGCGCTGTACGCCTCGTTCCGCAGGCTGCGGGGGATCGAAGGGCGCAAGGCGATCATCCTTTTGACCGACGGCGACGACACGTCGAGCAAGTTCTCCTTCAAGCGGGTCCTCGACGAGGCGAAGATCTCCGACATCATCATCTTCCCCATCGGCCTGGGAACGACCGTCCTCGACATAGATTTGAGGAGGATCCTCAAGACGCTGGCCGAGGAGACCGGCGGCCGGGCCTCGTTCCCGTCGAAGGTCGAGGACCTGGAAGCGGTCTACAAGGACATTTCAGAGGAGCTGAAGAGCCAGTACTACATCACCTACGAGCCCAGCAACACGGTGTGGGACGGCCGCTGGCGCAAGATCAAGATGTACGGCGCCCCGGGGAAGGACCTCGACGTCCGCACGCGGAGCGGCTACTACGCCGTCAGGAAGGCTGCGAAGTAG